From Rhododendron vialii isolate Sample 1 chromosome 7a, ASM3025357v1:
CGCATGGGACCTTCAAACAAATGATCAGAGTcgctcaatgtattcaaaacatgtttttaaggggttccttaaaaaaataaagtatttaaATATTGGTAAGGGCTTAATCGGTTCATTTAGTTGAATTTGACAGGATAAAAATTGAATGTGCCGATCAAGCCCTTAtcgatatccaaatgagttgattttttacgggaacccttaaaaacatgttttaaacaaattgaacgacTCCGATTATTCGCGTGGGGCTTCGAAAAATGTATTGTCAAATGTATTGTCTCTAGAACAGGCTACTTTAaatatataactaatttttttatccaattagaaTAAGAACTGGGACAactaaattaggacggagggaggaAATATATTCTTAGTCCTGCATCATTTTTTGCGTCATTCAAataattgtttatatctcataatctataatattttttacgatttcaaaaactttattcaataaaattatttgaaatttaTTGGAGTAAATAATTAtacatatttgatataaaaaatattataaattaaaagacatTGCCAATTTTCTGGTCTCAAATAGTAAACATGACTAGAAAGAAATATGTGAAGGAGGAGGGAGTAGAAAAATAAGCTCCCCATCTATATAATTAACCATCTCCACCCTAGACCACTCACAAGAGttccatctcaaaaccctaacacTTCTTGTCaaccaaaaccaccaccacccggcaccaccaccaccaccaccatgtccACAGAATCCTCCTACTCTCACCCTCCTCCCCCAGCCCAACTCTGCGTCGTCCTCCTCATACTCTTCACCTTCATCACCTACCCGTACTGGTACATCAACTACGAGTCCCCGTTCGAAGGCCTCTACGATCAGATCAAGCTCATGCTGATCGTCTCCCCCTTGATTCTACTCCTTGTCATTCACCTGGTTTCGAGGTTCGGGGGTGGCCGGTCGCCGTCCTTCTTGCCGTTTTCGGAGGGAGAATCGCTTCAACGGGCCGGTGGAATTCCTTGGGGCGTTGGGTTTGTGCTTGTTCTGGTCTTCTTGATGATCTCTTACCACTCTTCCTTCACAGAGCGCTGGTTCCCTTTTCAAGCTAAATCATGATCGAGATATGACAATATTATTGCATATATTGCTACCTATGTATTAGTATGATGTACTATAATTACTATATATGCCAGGCTACGTACAGCTTGTGTAATTCACGgtcagagtttttttttttataaaaaaattctgtTAAATGGTAGTCCTTTCGGGCTGCAAGGCCATATTTGACACATCTTACGTACATGCCAGCATGGGGTGTGCGAATTCACGTCCGAGATCTCAAATTTTCTTGGCTAAACCACGCAAGGTTCCTATTGGGTTTGTGCACAGCCGCGCGAGTACGTAGCGATTGGGGATTTCGGGACAACCTCCACGGGCCAAACAAAGTAAACGATCAATCGGATCAAACTAGCTGATAGGCTCGATATAGGCTCTCTGTATCATGGGTACCGTGATGAAATAAATCACTTTTTGTTTCCCAATCTTGTGCATGGTTGTAATCTGCCGTTGTCTGTGTTTCTTAACTTCTGGATGGAAGTACACATGCAACTCGATACATGGCCTAGCTAATATTCCCGAATTTTGATCTGATTACACAAAACATTTTGGGTAACTACTACTCAAAAGCTATAGAGACATATTATTATTGGCTTGATGTGTAGATTCGCCTAGTTAAagcatgttttcttttctctttcaataaaGGTAGCACATGTACATGAGGTTAATTAGTTATATATGGAGTGACTCTCTTCTGACTTTCCCCCCATGTTATATGGGGTACTATTGTACAAAGATCAAAAGCAGGTGTCTTTTCTTCAATATAGATGCATTGGTAGTAATAATGCCTTTCCAAACACAGTGCAATGGCTAGAGATGGTGAATGGTATAAAACCGTGTCGTACCcccaatttaaaatgagtgaGCTAGATGGGAGTGTTTTTCcgaaattatttgttttttaccATTTCTGAGTGAGGGTAAGATGGTCatatcatttgatgtacaaatagATTAGGATCCAAGCTACTCGGATTAGAAAGTAAATTCTACaaactttctaacggttcaaaacACGACAAATCAGAGTTCGAAAGTCTCTTTGGCATGAGCGCAAAATTTGGTTGTTTTTTGGACTTTAGAGGATGCGCAACTACACAATATTCTCAAACTTCACGAGCTTGTCCCGAGTACTCTGGAATTCTGATTTGTGCTTGGGTTGAACCACCTAGAAAGTTTGTTGAATCCACACTTAGTTGGtcgaaaaataaatcatttcatTATCTTTTCGATAAAACACTCATATCGCTTTCATTTTAAATCGATTAAAGACCTATTATCCCAACCCTTGAGTATAGAAAGAACAGTGGGTTAAATTGAATGGCTTATTTTCGTCAGCCAATTTTACCCGTTAATTTGGGAGCATGTAGCTTTGACCAAATAgatattttcatcatttttcttcttcttcttttttgtccgcttcatcatttttctttccctcgTCAAAAATATCTCAACCTTCTGTGATGTGGATCACTTGTGGCCACGTTACCCAGATTTCCCCTTTCCAATCCAATTTGTTCACGTCTCCAAAAATGCAATTGATGGTTCGGATGCACCGAACGGATACAACGGTACCCATCCGGAACTGAAAAATTTTCCGAGTTGGAGGAGACCAAACGCAAGAGATCTCTCATCTTCAACGCCAAGAatttttcggttcggggtgggtttgtatatctcacgtggtacccgcttggCACATACTGgccatccaatacacttttggacggctcggattgaaatcttatctctcctctcatcccaacacttcctcttttatttttctctctccaaattcgagccgtcctaAAATgcaatgaatggctcggatgcgCCGAACGAACACCACGTGATATctcccggcactgaaaaactttCCCCTCCAACGGgtaattctttactttttctccTCGTCCTGTGGATCTTCAGCGTTGTTGTATGATTTTCGTGTCGGGTTTCTAACTCTTCCACTTTCTTTCAATCTTTGTTCTGTAAAGTTTGCAgatattttttttctgatttttgtaaAGTTTAAGTTTGTATTGTACGGACGCACCTCAACTATGACTACTAGACCTCCACCCATACCACTGATATTTTTGAGTATCACATCACATCAAAAAATCACGGATAATAATCGATAGTATTATACTCCTttcgtcccataatatttgtccggttcgcaaaacggaaacgtaaaaataatacaatttttgtaagaaaaattggaaaaaaaattcaataatttactagatcttgacgagttcttttaacttatgaaaaaaatttgaattttttcttgaaagaaatacattattttatagttctcgttttgcggaccggacaaacattatgagacggagggaatatTATTGATGTTTTGATCTTTGCCATCATTTACCACCACTTTCACTTCAAtgccaccactaccacaactCCACATGCACCTCTACCACGACCATTGATATTTTAGTACTCCTttcgtcccaaaatatttgtttgatccgcaaaacgaggactaaaaaataatacatttttttcaataaaaaattcaaacttttttcataaattacaaaaaCTCATCGATACctaatgaattgttgaaaaaaaatttaaatttttcttgcaaaaatcatattatttttacttccttattttgcggaccggacaaacattatgagacggagggagtatcacgTAACATCAAAAAATTGTGGATAATAATCGGTAGTATTATATTATTGATGTTTTGACCTTTGCCATCATTTACCACCACTTCCACTTCAacgccaccactaccacaaccaCTACCACAACTCCACATGCACCTCCACCACGACCACTGTCTACTGCACCGCCAAGGTCATTGGCACCGCAactattatttaaaaaaaaaaaagaattacaaagAATTACTATTAAAGTTAAgaaattctcattttttttttgttggtggttGCGGTGGCGATGATGCACGGTCATAGTTATTGTGTAATGGggaattaaaagaaattgaattgaaaaatattattaaCCTTTTCGAATTGGCAATATTCTCAATATTAATTTGTTTGGTGGGAGAAAGATTCACCATTAACCCATTTATTTGTGAAGGCGCAATATGTTTATCATTGATTTAAAGTTTGAGGTTCATCAAATGGTGATATCTATTTGAACTAATCATATTTATTACAAGAAAAAATTGACAGCCAAAATATCTCTCATTACTCTTTAGGCCAAAATAAAATTCCAATAAAGTTTTCACGAATGTCCCTATCATTCCATGAGAGGATTACAATTCGTATTGAATGCAAACCACAGACACGATTTCCCCATCACAAGACCATCCACGGTCCCCAAACGGACGGTCCAGATATTACCTCACATTACAAAAACTCTTACCATGACCAACTTAAAAAACGTGAATGTCATCTCACACGAAACCCATCATCtttcactcatttttttctttttccaccgATGGGCACGAGTGTCTAGGATAATTTACGTGAAATTCAACCAATTTGCTTCCTGATGTAGTCCAAGACAAATCGgagattaaaaaatttattaattattgAAACGGACGATGAGATTGAGCATTGTGCTCGAGAGAGGGATCAAACAAAACGATGTAATAATTATGTTATACCGAAAATTACAATATCTCTAAAACGGAGGAGACACCGAAGTCAATCCCTACTCAATTTTGTGGGGAAGACTACCGTGGCTTCCACCGTTTACACAAAACCACATAAATCCGCAAACCGCCGCTTCACAAAACCAACCACCTTAAAATACAatatccagagagagagagagagagagagagatgggggtgGTGATAATTGACGGCTCGACGGTGCGAGATTTCGTGAGCAACGAAGAGCACTTCAACAAGAGCGTCGACGAGAAGTTCTCGTCGATCGACCTCAACCGCGACGGCGTCCTGTCCCGATCCGAGCTGCGCAAGGCGTTCGAGTCCTTCCGGCTCCTCGAGACGCACTTCGGCGTCGACGTGGCGACTGCGCCGGAGGAGCTTGGGCGGCTCTACGACTCCATCTTCGAGAAGTTCGACTGCGACGGGAGCGAGTCCGTCGACCTGGAGGAGTTCCGGTCGGAGATGAGGAAGATCATGCTCGCGATCGCGGACGGGCTCGGGTCGGCGCCGATCCAGATGGCTCTCGAAGAAGACGACGAGAGCTTGCTCAAACAGGCTGCGGATCTGGAGGCTTCGAAGAATCAGTGAGCTCGATGTTCCATATATCTTCTCCACCGCACATTCGTATGGGCTCTACCACTCCAATAATGTTTGCGACTCTATATCATGTGTGTGTTTGTAAAATCACTGAATTGtgtctttgtttgtttgatccGACTGTTGTTATGTGGTCTGGTCTACGTGATGGAATAAGTGGCTTACCGTTTGTAATAAGGTGTAATTGGTTGGCGCctaaaactttgattgaattATCTCTAGTATTAATGTGGTGTTCGAGAAACTGGTTTGACTGTTTTCGATGGAAGAATTTGTCAAAAAATAAGTGCAGCCAATGGTTGACTGATATATAATGAAATGGGGAAAGTTGTCAAGAATGGACCTCTTTAATAGAGAAAATATGGTTGGACAAAAAACTGGTCCTCACAACATACTAACCttatctttttccttcttttcttgtttttgttttgtaggtaAGGTGTTCGGATCAGTTATGtacatctcgattaatttcaTTCCTAATTCGTTTAAAAGCAAGCTATTCATGTTACCTCGATTAATTTCATTCCTAATTCGTTTAAAAGCAAGCCATTCAAGTTACGAGTACGGAATtaacaagaaattttttttttaacctgaCTCCAAGAACAGTATTGCTAACCTTACCTTTAAAAACATTAATGATTGCCTTAAAGATACTAGAaaatactacctccgtcccaattcaGTTGTtatttttgggagttcgtgccactttttaattgattatatcttataatttataatgttttaaatgattttgaaaacattatattataaaataaatcgagatttatcaaacaagatccatattggatattaaattcattaccaatttaaaaatataactagttttttatccagttagaatagaactggaaCAAGTAAATTGGGTAGTACAGAATACTAGTAGTAGCATAAAAACTAAacggatgatgctatggtgtttccgatcattttggggacatcgtaatttttggcataacttcactattatgagcataattaaaactcattacaagtaTAACTGAACCCAAATAaagcataaccaaggaatattcaaaaaaccaatcaagacataaccaaacccaaccaatgcataacaaacaagttatgtctTGTTATagttctgttatgcttataatgtgTTTTGGTTATACTTATAATGGTTTGGTTATGCTAAAAGtcacggtgtccccaaaatgactggAGACACCGAAGTTATTTCCTAAACTAactagtactccctctgtcatgttctcgattttaaacataattataaatgatttacatatTAAAAATACTTACAAATATCCGTACGATACCCAAAAGTCACTGTGTTCTCATTCCCTTAGTTACACTTCCAAGTCCAAAAGATTTCCAAATATTACAATGTCAGCTCGACGGCCCCAAATTATCATAGGTATCGAATTTCAAAGAgattaagggttacaatattccaagtcaaaagaattacaatttaagttacaaatacatctttcaaaataaatttacgaAGATGAATAaataactccttcggttagctttcaaaaataatgtccacactccaagcacgcgaagcaatgcaagctatggtttcgggttagcacctgaaaataatataaggcttgagctacactagcccagtaaaaaagtctacgcaaactctatatgcaaatgagcgagacggGTGAACGAATGATGGGAAATCAAATGACAACGAAGGAAGCATAACTATGATAATCAAGTGTTCCAATATCTCCAAACCGTCATCTCGACATACTCTTATATCCTGTTCGATCCATTTGTGTCTCAATAACTCGAATCGTCAATGTGtttgagccgaagctcctgccgggctaattttgagaccccgatatcccctgccaagcacccaccttgaaggttaggccttgagtgattattttgagcattagctcctgtcatgctaattatgggaccctgatatcccctgccaggcacccacccgtcgatgaaCCCCGAATGTTCGCGCGTTGTTCACATACTCAAGTGTACCGTTTGTAAAACA
This genomic window contains:
- the LOC131334249 gene encoding uncharacterized protein LOC131334249, whose translation is MGVVIIDGSTVRDFVSNEEHFNKSVDEKFSSIDLNRDGVLSRSELRKAFESFRLLETHFGVDVATAPEELGRLYDSIFEKFDCDGSESVDLEEFRSEMRKIMLAIADGLGSAPIQMALEEDDESLLKQAADLEASKNQ